The following coding sequences are from one Leptolyngbya sp. NIES-3755 window:
- a CDS encoding TPR repeat-containing protein (similar to AA sequence:cyanobase_aa:Npun_AF107) produces the protein MFPIDPGLLLIHLSPPLIAQAQLTDKQRADRLFQQGLDQYQSGQLSQALKTWQEAQLLYQQLNDRVGEGQTAGAIGAVHLTLGNYRQSIPYSKLFLSTAPDPQAKAQALSNLAIAFQSIGDYLPAIEYHKQAIAIIQTLKDKTAEGRMLSLLGNAYEMLGDYGTATSHYNQSLTIAQQLKDTAGEASALENLGSIAANLKQYDEALQRYDQALKLARSSNNRTQEISILMNIGSIYISTNQHSKAIGYYQNALTLARNGQDQGREGDALGGLGAIYEKQKQYETAIEHYQRSLVIARENGNIQSQADALNNLGHAFLGAKRLSEAETNLRQVIQLFDDQRSTLSDAEQILLFDTQVSTYNLLQQVLHAANQPEQALEASEQGRARAFAALLARRNQTQAGKSLAGSEIDLASIKQLAKQRNTTLIEYSLIPADDFNFRGNQTAPPEAIFAWIVQPSGKVTLRKLDLNNQSIDQLVANSRESLGVRSRGFDIGTTQTANSTDQFKTLHKLLIEPIQDLLPTNPDDRVVFVPQGILFQVPFVALQDAQDNYLISKHTILTAPSLQVLQFTEQRQRELLDQQGETLIVGNPSMPLISTPKAQTPTRLASLPGSKKEADAIAKLLNVEAFTDDRAKKSVILPKLANARLIHLATHGLLDDFKGAGIPGAIALAPSNPQEPNDGLLTASEISTLKLKADLVVLSACDTAQGTITGDSVIGLSRSLIGAGASSVIVSLWAVPDAPTADLMIEFYKHRMQQRDKARSLRQAMLTVMKSHPHPKNWAAFTLIGSAN, from the coding sequence ATGTTCCCGATCGATCCTGGATTGCTCCTCATTCACCTTAGTCCGCCCCTGATTGCCCAAGCCCAACTTACGGACAAACAGCGCGCCGATCGCTTATTTCAACAAGGCTTAGATCAGTATCAATCTGGGCAACTCTCCCAAGCGCTAAAAACTTGGCAAGAAGCTCAACTGCTTTATCAACAACTTAACGATCGGGTCGGTGAAGGACAAACCGCAGGCGCGATCGGAGCCGTTCATCTCACGTTAGGCAACTATCGCCAATCCATTCCCTACTCAAAACTCTTTCTCAGTACCGCTCCAGATCCACAAGCAAAAGCGCAGGCGTTGAGCAATCTTGCGATCGCATTTCAATCGATCGGTGATTACCTTCCCGCGATCGAGTATCACAAACAAGCGATTGCGATCATACAAACGCTCAAAGATAAAACTGCTGAAGGGCGAATGCTCAGTCTATTGGGAAATGCCTATGAAATGCTAGGAGATTACGGTACTGCTACCTCTCATTACAATCAAAGTCTGACGATCGCTCAACAACTCAAAGATACCGCTGGAGAAGCTTCTGCACTTGAGAACTTAGGCTCGATCGCAGCGAATTTAAAACAATACGACGAAGCTTTGCAACGGTATGATCAAGCGCTCAAACTTGCACGATCGTCGAACAATCGAACTCAAGAAATTAGCATTCTAATGAACATCGGTTCGATCTATATTTCGACCAATCAACACAGCAAAGCGATCGGCTATTATCAAAACGCGCTGACTCTGGCTCGAAATGGACAAGATCAGGGACGCGAAGGAGATGCCCTGGGTGGACTTGGAGCAATCTATGAGAAACAAAAACAATACGAAACCGCGATCGAACATTACCAACGCAGTTTAGTGATCGCCCGTGAGAATGGAAATATTCAATCTCAAGCAGATGCTTTAAACAATCTTGGTCATGCGTTCCTGGGTGCAAAACGGCTTTCTGAAGCAGAAACGAATCTAAGACAGGTGATTCAGCTTTTCGACGATCAGCGATCGACCTTGAGCGATGCGGAACAGATTTTGCTCTTTGATACGCAAGTGTCAACCTACAATCTTTTACAACAAGTTCTTCATGCTGCAAATCAGCCCGAACAGGCACTAGAAGCCTCTGAACAAGGACGTGCCCGTGCATTTGCCGCATTACTCGCACGACGCAACCAGACACAAGCTGGGAAGAGTTTAGCTGGATCAGAGATCGACCTCGCATCGATTAAACAACTTGCCAAACAGCGCAATACAACGCTGATCGAATATTCCTTGATTCCTGCGGATGACTTCAACTTTCGAGGCAATCAAACTGCTCCACCTGAAGCAATCTTCGCTTGGATTGTTCAACCGTCTGGAAAGGTCACGCTTCGTAAACTTGATCTCAATAATCAATCGATCGATCAATTAGTCGCGAACAGTCGCGAATCACTCGGTGTTCGGAGTCGAGGCTTTGATATTGGAACTACACAAACCGCCAACTCGACGGATCAATTCAAAACGCTACACAAGCTATTGATTGAACCGATCCAAGATCTCTTACCGACCAATCCAGACGATCGAGTTGTTTTTGTTCCTCAAGGGATTCTCTTCCAAGTTCCCTTTGTCGCGCTTCAAGATGCCCAAGACAACTATCTGATCTCAAAACACACGATTCTGACGGCTCCCTCGCTTCAAGTTTTACAATTCACCGAGCAACGTCAAAGAGAACTACTCGATCAGCAAGGCGAAACTCTGATTGTTGGTAATCCATCCATGCCATTGATTAGTACTCCCAAAGCTCAAACACCGACGCGATTAGCCAGCTTACCAGGTTCCAAAAAAGAAGCGGACGCGATCGCGAAACTCCTCAACGTCGAAGCTTTTACTGACGATCGCGCCAAAAAATCCGTCATTCTCCCGAAACTTGCCAATGCTCGATTGATTCATCTTGCAACTCATGGACTCCTCGACGACTTCAAAGGTGCAGGAATTCCGGGTGCGATCGCGCTTGCTCCCTCGAATCCTCAAGAGCCGAATGATGGTCTATTGACTGCCAGCGAAATTAGTACGCTCAAGCTCAAAGCAGATTTAGTGGTTCTGAGCGCTTGTGATACGGCTCAAGGCACGATTACCGGGGATAGTGTGATTGGACTTTCTCGATCGCTAATCGGTGCAGGGGCTTCGAGTGTGATTGTTTCGCTCTGGGCGGTTCCTGATGCTCCCACAGCGGATTTGATGATCGAATTTTACAAACATCGGATGCAACAGCGGGATAAAGCTCGATCGCTCCGACAAGCCATGCTCACCGTGATGAAAAGTCATCCTCATCCGAAAAATTGGGCAGCGTTCACCTTGATTGGATCAGCCAACTAA
- a CDS encoding tetratricopeptide TPR_2 (similar to AA sequence:cyanobase_aa:Tery_3260), with translation MFESALHHYKETLSAIDKAQPLSEAEILEILVARDAVQAALEDKPQNSGENLVLLSQLDRQLREQSTQFAPYTDSNNWRNSYSPNEKAWWWFLKDPNQKSSSWIWSTISIVCLTVSLSLVGDISPRFLTGGSDTFGAFAISTQSVLTLLTAGGALTKAGQEANKRILQRLNISEAYWHQLGAAFSVLLVLSLFGARLSLPWIATKYTASGIHQFERKQWGSAEARFKRSLQLNADDTEAHFWLGRLYEELQQPKEARSHYQRAAQDQNLDAANNLARLYILEKNYPAAIVLLNQALSTEESIAPMTKHSLLKNFAWARFEQGDLADAESKILEAIDLQKSANLDKNIAAPHCLLAQVLDKKGQEEKARSQWELCNQNATVYNPDEDQWAILAQKRLAKKEQK, from the coding sequence ATGTTTGAATCTGCCCTGCACCATTACAAAGAAACACTGAGCGCGATCGACAAAGCTCAGCCCCTTTCAGAAGCAGAAATTCTTGAAATTCTCGTGGCGCGGGATGCGGTTCAAGCTGCTTTAGAAGATAAACCTCAGAACAGTGGCGAGAATTTGGTATTGCTGAGTCAACTCGATCGACAACTGCGAGAACAATCGACCCAATTCGCTCCCTACACAGATTCAAACAATTGGCGGAATAGCTATAGTCCAAACGAGAAAGCTTGGTGGTGGTTTCTCAAAGATCCGAATCAGAAATCATCAAGCTGGATTTGGAGTACGATCTCGATCGTGTGTCTGACCGTTTCTTTGAGCTTAGTCGGTGATATTTCTCCACGGTTTCTCACAGGCGGTTCTGACACTTTTGGAGCCTTTGCAATCAGCACTCAGAGTGTTCTAACGCTTCTGACCGCAGGGGGCGCACTGACGAAAGCAGGACAAGAAGCAAATAAACGGATTTTACAGCGTCTAAATATCTCAGAAGCTTATTGGCATCAACTTGGAGCCGCATTCTCGGTGTTGCTGGTTTTGAGCTTGTTTGGGGCAAGACTATCTCTGCCTTGGATTGCGACAAAGTATACTGCTTCTGGTATTCATCAATTCGAGCGGAAACAATGGGGAAGTGCAGAAGCGCGATTTAAACGATCGCTGCAACTCAATGCCGATGATACCGAGGCGCATTTTTGGTTAGGTCGATTATACGAAGAACTTCAGCAACCTAAAGAAGCGCGATCGCATTATCAACGTGCTGCTCAAGATCAGAACTTAGATGCTGCAAATAATCTGGCACGACTGTACATTTTGGAAAAGAACTATCCTGCTGCGATCGTATTGTTAAATCAAGCGCTTAGCACCGAAGAATCGATCGCACCCATGACCAAACATTCACTACTAAAGAACTTTGCTTGGGCAAGATTCGAGCAGGGAGATCTGGCTGATGCAGAAAGCAAAATTCTTGAAGCGATCGACTTGCAAAAATCCGCTAACTTAGACAAAAATATTGCTGCTCCTCATTGTTTACTCGCACAAGTATTAGACAAAAAGGGACAGGAAGAAAAAGCACGATCGCAGTGGGAACTCTGCAATCAAAATGCAACCGTTTACAATCCCGATGAAGATCAATGGGCAATTCTCGCTCAAAAACGTTTAGCAAAGAAGGAGCAAAAATAA
- a CDS encoding polypeptide-transport-associated domain-containing protein (similar to AA sequence:cyanobase_aa:Npun_F1219), with protein MAFEILLFSTDLEKINSYRNYSIETLNVTTTTPAIVAQVPVAPPETIQRPDPNRDRFLPAPQPTLPKPESPILPPPPASPPTPELPTTPIAVSKIQITGSTVFKPADFAALTQPFEGKTATLADLRNIADSITKLYLSKGYINSRAILGDQQIINGVVEIQVIEGSVELIEVAGTTRLSPDYIRRRVRLGATTPLRQDTLEEQLRLLRTDPILSDVEATLRPGNALGKSILVVNVREANSIYGGFTADNYSSPLIGSERIGGYLGFRNPAGFGDELTFAYNRSTSGGANLYDINYRLPVNPLNGTIQFRIAPTSNRITDERISRGAEIRGSSDLYEISYRQPIVRSLRQEFALSLGFALQNGETFVVGDDAFNTNNRARVLKLGQDYLSRDAQGTWALRSQFNFGLDIFNPTVNSGSQADGLFFSWIGQVQRIQRISDSNFLIAQFDVQLTPDSLIPSQQFVIGGGQSVRGFRQNARSGDNGFRFSLEDRIAIVRNADGNPSLQLAPFVDVGKVWNVRGRIDESLLAGGGLGLIWQPLDRLTIRLDYAIPFRSVQERGSNLQDSAFYFSTNLQL; from the coding sequence ATGGCTTTTGAGATTCTCCTGTTTTCAACCGATCTAGAAAAAATTAATTCATACAGGAATTATTCAATAGAAACCCTGAACGTAACTACGACAACTCCCGCGATCGTGGCTCAAGTTCCAGTCGCTCCTCCTGAAACTATTCAACGCCCTGATCCCAATCGCGATCGCTTTCTTCCTGCTCCCCAACCCACGCTTCCCAAACCCGAATCTCCAATCCTGCCCCCACCTCCTGCATCTCCTCCAACTCCAGAACTTCCCACCACTCCGATCGCAGTCAGCAAAATTCAAATCACAGGTAGCACTGTGTTTAAGCCTGCTGATTTTGCGGCTCTGACTCAACCGTTTGAAGGCAAAACCGCCACGCTTGCCGACTTACGAAACATTGCCGATTCCATCACCAAACTCTATCTCAGTAAAGGCTATATCAATTCCAGAGCCATCCTTGGGGATCAGCAAATCATCAATGGCGTAGTTGAAATTCAGGTGATTGAAGGCAGTGTCGAATTGATCGAGGTCGCAGGCACAACTCGTCTCAGCCCAGACTATATCCGCCGTCGAGTTCGTCTCGGCGCTACCACTCCACTCCGCCAAGACACGCTCGAAGAACAACTCCGCCTTCTCCGCACTGATCCGATTCTCAGTGATGTTGAAGCCACCTTACGTCCTGGTAACGCTTTGGGTAAAAGTATTCTTGTTGTGAATGTTCGAGAAGCAAACTCGATTTATGGCGGCTTTACAGCGGATAACTATTCCTCACCTTTGATCGGCTCAGAGCGGATTGGCGGCTATCTTGGATTTCGCAATCCCGCAGGCTTCGGAGATGAACTCACTTTCGCGTACAATCGCTCAACCAGCGGCGGCGCAAATCTCTACGACATTAACTATCGGCTCCCGGTCAATCCGCTGAATGGTACGATTCAATTTCGGATTGCACCCACCAGCAATCGCATTACAGACGAGCGAATTAGCAGAGGAGCCGAGATTCGGGGCAGTTCTGATCTGTATGAGATTAGCTATCGACAGCCGATTGTACGATCGCTGCGTCAAGAGTTCGCGCTTTCCCTTGGATTTGCACTGCAAAATGGCGAGACATTTGTGGTCGGCGATGATGCGTTTAACACGAACAATCGGGCGCGAGTGTTGAAATTGGGTCAGGACTATCTTTCGAGAGATGCTCAGGGCACTTGGGCACTACGATCGCAGTTTAATTTCGGTCTGGATATCTTTAATCCCACGGTCAATTCTGGTTCTCAAGCCGATGGTTTGTTCTTTAGTTGGATCGGTCAAGTTCAACGCATTCAGCGAATTAGTGATAGTAACTTTTTGATTGCTCAATTTGATGTGCAACTGACTCCTGATTCTTTGATTCCCTCTCAGCAGTTTGTGATTGGAGGTGGACAGTCGGTACGCGGCTTTCGGCAAAATGCGCGATCGGGTGACAATGGTTTCCGGTTCTCGCTCGAAGATCGAATTGCGATCGTTAGAAATGCAGATGGCAATCCCTCGCTGCAACTCGCTCCATTTGTTGATGTGGGAAAGGTTTGGAATGTCAGAGGCAGAATTGATGAGAGCTTGCTGGCTGGAGGCGGATTGGGCTTGATTTGGCAACCGCTCGATCGATTAACGATTCGTCTTGATTATGCCATTCCTTTCCGCAGTGTTCAAGAACGCGGCAGTAACTTACAAGATAGCGCTTTCTACTTCAGCACAAACCTGCAACTATGA
- a CDS encoding unknown protein (similar to AA sequence:cyanobase_aa:MAE24630), translated as MKLLLGLVCTVLTSTPVFAQSALIESADGRVLLKRRTATEFLPTGVNTPLYEQDQIRVTNGSRVRVACPNHRNPSWTSEEPTGIRRLCGGWGLLRVRGTQSAAVIGGIDTIIPYLLSPRHTLLLSNTPTFRWNAVPEVKQYTIQLKSPKGIIWETNTRSTQITYLGNPALQPGIAYSVIVKASNGKSSEQDGIGNQRSTTLDFRILRPSEAETVKAEVNAIVQSSTTSEVKTLRLAEYYSNYVLPEAAISAYGLTAPLFETYSLTTASIEILEAQLKQGKPSPILHRTLGNLYWQIGLAQPAIAHYTKAIDLVRSSLDLEEWTLSNFSLGQIYTTTNSTANALNAYQQARIGFLFLGNTPRVNLVESRIRELKP; from the coding sequence ATGAAACTCCTGCTTGGATTGGTTTGTACCGTTCTTACATCAACGCCTGTCTTTGCTCAATCCGCTTTGATCGAGTCAGCAGATGGAAGAGTCTTACTAAAGCGTAGAACCGCAACAGAATTTCTGCCGACTGGAGTGAATACTCCTCTCTACGAGCAAGATCAGATTCGAGTAACGAATGGAAGCCGTGTTCGCGTTGCCTGTCCGAATCATCGCAATCCGTCTTGGACTTCGGAAGAGCCTACAGGGATACGGCGGTTGTGTGGCGGTTGGGGATTGCTCAGAGTCCGAGGCACTCAATCAGCAGCGGTAATCGGTGGAATTGATACGATCATTCCTTATTTGCTTTCTCCTCGCCATACTTTGCTCCTGAGCAATACTCCCACGTTTCGCTGGAATGCGGTTCCTGAAGTTAAGCAATACACAATCCAACTTAAAAGTCCAAAAGGTATCATTTGGGAAACAAACACTCGATCGACGCAAATCACTTACCTCGGAAATCCCGCGTTGCAGCCTGGTATTGCTTATTCTGTGATTGTTAAAGCAAGTAATGGTAAATCTTCAGAGCAAGACGGCATTGGCAATCAGCGATCGACCACGCTAGATTTCCGAATTCTTCGCCCGTCTGAAGCAGAAACCGTTAAAGCTGAAGTGAATGCAATCGTTCAAAGTAGTACTACTTCTGAAGTAAAAACGCTTCGACTGGCGGAGTACTACAGCAACTATGTGCTCCCCGAAGCCGCGATTTCAGCTTATGGTTTAACGGCTCCCTTGTTTGAAACTTACAGCTTAACGACAGCGAGCATTGAAATCCTTGAAGCTCAATTGAAACAGGGAAAGCCCTCACCAATTCTTCATCGCACTTTGGGGAATTTGTATTGGCAGATCGGACTTGCCCAACCTGCGATCGCGCATTACACAAAAGCGATCGACCTTGTGCGATCGTCGCTGGATCTGGAGGAATGGACGCTCTCAAACTTTAGTTTGGGTCAAATCTATACCACGACGAACTCGACAGCGAATGCACTGAACGCTTATCAGCAAGCTCGAATCGGGTTTTTATTCCTCGGAAATACTCCACGAGTCAACCTAGTGGAGAGCCGTATCCGTGAACTCAAACCATAA
- a CDS encoding hypothetical protein (similar to AA sequence:cyanobase_aa:MAE24820), producing the protein MNLKFCALWLGLTVLGLGIAPAEVRSQVTSDNSTPTTVSTTGSQINITGGRSVGTNLFHGFATFSPREQTAQFGLTPDQSTIQNVFARVSSNNPSVINGILRVQGGNNPSLYLMNPAGILFGAGASLNIPGSFVATTANGIRFSSNGWFNAVGSNNYDNGTLAGTPNAIAFTMSNPGAIVNAGNLTVNSGQSIVLAGGTVISTGTFNAPGGRITIAASPGNSVTLVQQGSLLSLSFPRSPEDSAIEISRARSQVNALSLTFTPVSIPQLITGGSNIGGATGVTVENGVVRLTGSDITLSAEASDQIGVYNNGSIAGNLDLITFSSPAKISGNLDISRNLTSTQSLEITGRNGENIRIGGDLRVGLLAVEGKEPEVNRSLRVRTPGFTSVQGLIKVDDTIDIESGQGIRTNAIESGAVVRLVSAGDISVASINLGDSFDNAFGRVARLRNVSEIFIKTSGIFQARGIIGRSTGDGTLSIEVSIDGTDAESVNIKNFLISQGILSSDGRTINQERNQLDTGEIIVSSQRTVRILPTGKSSPPASLTVSALVTNPKVTIEHGGLSIPSSSDFVTVTGTNINRKAFLIPSIQSLPVSEFNLSRATSLNPDGRSFSFAAIETRRVSPLAFGSTQFPVDQSGLSGVILQVDFSNIKIGRYFSAIPSIPKPDVPQTDLTKNPTNSGNAGTVITSDRTSSDSQTTDGKDSNSQTDQEDKSSDPDRASKPNETGNCNDKSKPCKKKPRSILQIDPRLLNPTAK; encoded by the coding sequence ATGAACCTGAAATTTTGTGCTTTGTGGTTAGGTCTGACAGTGTTAGGTTTGGGAATCGCGCCAGCAGAAGTGCGATCGCAAGTCACTTCGGATAATTCAACGCCCACGACCGTATCAACGACTGGCAGCCAGATTAATATCACAGGTGGAAGATCGGTCGGCACGAATCTCTTTCATGGCTTTGCAACCTTCAGTCCCAGAGAGCAAACCGCACAGTTTGGTTTAACACCAGATCAATCCACAATCCAAAATGTTTTCGCACGAGTGAGCAGCAACAATCCTTCGGTCATTAATGGAATACTCAGGGTTCAGGGAGGAAATAACCCTAGTTTGTACTTGATGAATCCGGCAGGAATTCTGTTTGGTGCAGGTGCAAGTTTGAATATTCCTGGATCATTTGTAGCGACAACTGCGAATGGCATTCGGTTTAGTAGCAATGGCTGGTTTAATGCAGTCGGTTCCAATAACTACGACAATGGCACTCTGGCTGGAACTCCGAATGCGATCGCATTTACGATGAGCAATCCAGGAGCGATCGTTAATGCAGGCAATTTGACAGTTAATTCGGGACAATCGATCGTGCTTGCGGGTGGGACGGTGATTAGTACGGGAACATTCAACGCACCGGGGGGAAGAATTACGATCGCTGCTTCACCAGGCAATTCAGTCACCCTCGTTCAGCAAGGAAGTTTGTTGAGTTTGAGTTTTCCCAGATCTCCAGAAGATTCAGCGATTGAGATCAGCCGAGCAAGAAGCCAAGTCAACGCATTATCACTCACATTTACTCCGGTTTCTATTCCTCAACTGATTACCGGGGGTAGTAATATTGGTGGAGCAACTGGAGTGACTGTTGAAAATGGTGTTGTGCGGCTAACAGGTTCTGACATTACACTTTCTGCTGAAGCATCTGACCAAATTGGTGTTTATAACAATGGCAGCATTGCTGGCAACTTAGACTTAATCACTTTTTCCAGTCCAGCCAAGATTTCTGGAAATCTTGATATAAGCCGCAACCTAACGAGTACTCAGTCACTAGAGATAACTGGAAGAAATGGAGAAAATATCCGCATTGGTGGAGACTTAAGGGTTGGGTTACTAGCAGTGGAAGGAAAAGAGCCAGAGGTAAACCGCTCTCTGAGAGTACGCACACCGGGATTCACGAGCGTTCAAGGTTTAATTAAAGTTGATGATACGATCGACATTGAAAGTGGTCAAGGCATCCGGACAAATGCGATTGAGAGCGGAGCAGTCGTTCGCCTAGTCTCAGCAGGAGACATTTCAGTTGCTTCAATCAATCTCGGAGATAGTTTCGATAATGCTTTTGGGAGGGTTGCACGTCTTCGGAATGTGTCAGAGATTTTCATCAAAACTTCAGGAATATTTCAAGCAAGAGGAATCATCGGAAGAAGTACAGGTGACGGAACTTTATCGATCGAGGTCAGCATTGATGGAACTGATGCCGAAAGTGTTAACATCAAAAACTTTCTGATTTCGCAAGGCATTTTAAGCTCAGACGGTCGGACAATCAACCAAGAACGAAATCAATTAGATACTGGCGAAATCATCGTTTCCAGTCAAAGAACAGTCAGGATTCTACCGACTGGCAAAAGTTCTCCTCCAGCTAGTTTAACGGTAAGCGCTTTAGTAACAAATCCGAAAGTAACAATTGAGCATGGTGGTTTGTCTATCCCTTCGTCTTCAGACTTCGTTACCGTCACTGGTACCAATATTAATAGAAAGGCTTTTCTGATTCCTAGTATTCAATCCCTTCCAGTATCAGAATTTAACCTGAGTCGTGCGACCAGTCTTAACCCAGACGGACGTTCTTTCAGCTTTGCTGCAATTGAAACTCGGCGGGTGTCTCCGTTAGCTTTTGGTTCTACTCAATTTCCAGTCGATCAAAGCGGATTATCGGGGGTAATTTTACAAGTTGATTTCAGCAATATCAAAATTGGTCGATATTTCTCTGCGATACCATCTATCCCAAAACCAGACGTTCCTCAAACCGATTTAACAAAGAATCCAACGAACTCAGGCAACGCTGGAACAGTAATCACGAGCGATCGCACTTCTTCAGATTCTCAGACAACGGATGGAAAAGACTCTAATTCTCAAACCGACCAAGAGGACAAATCCTCTGATCCCGATCGTGCTTCTAAGCCAAACGAAACCGGAAACTGTAATGACAAAAGCAAGCCTTGTAAGAAAAAGCCTAGAAGCATTCTACAAATCGATCCACGCTTGCTCAATCCCACGGCAAAATAA